The genomic region TTTCAGGGATTTGGATATATTACTATAAAAAGAATTTGTAGAGTAAAAATTTTCCTTGAGTCAACCGTCTCTCATTTGTTATTGGATGGTAGAGGTATTCAAATAATGAAACGTAGTCTCGTTTTTTTTCTGATCGTCATCTCACTATTTACTGGATCAGTTTTTGCACAGGGTAAAGTGGAAGGAAATGCATTGCGAATCAAAGGTGCATCATTTTTAGGAAGCCTTCGCACAGACCTAGAAAAAAGAAATTTTTACAGTGATATTGTTGGATTAGAATACAACCAAGATTGGCAAGGCAATCGTGGCACTTCCCTCATTAATGATTTTGGTTTTGATTATTTTCATTCATTGAATGCGGGAATTTTAAGTAATGTTTTTCTCGGTTTACATTTGAACCGATTCACTCGAGGTTATGAATGGAATTCCTATTATGCTACGGGACTTGGAATTAAGGAAGGTGATTACCGTTTACTTTATTCTGATATTAACTTAGGAATTACCCTGTCTCCTAGTTCTAACTTTAGAATTCTTCCCAAGTATGTCATTCGAAGTATGAGTCAAACTTTTGAAGGCAATTATTTGGGAATTGGTGGACCATCTTATTTAGGACAGGATACAAAAACTACTTCTGGCACTTCAGGACTCGTAGGTGTTGGTTTCGAATTTGATCTTAACGATAGAGCAACATTATTTGCAGATTTTTTACTTTTTGGACCTTTTCTCTTAAATTCAACAGGAACTTACAACTCAGAACAGTTTAGAGTTTATAACAATGGTTTTGGATTAAATTTTGCTAACGGTGGTTATACTTTCTATTCTGAAAAAATTAGTGTGGGGGGAAGTATCGTAGTCCTTCCAAAACTTCGCCTATTTGTTAGTTTTGAAAGAGAAAACATGACTGCTAAAGCGAAGAGTCCAGTCGCTCTTAGTTTTTATGGGGATACATTAGATCGAGTAGGCACATTAATGGAGTTTGTATCTGCCACGGCAGACCATCAAATTGCGATGTCCGGTATAAAAATTGGAGTCACTTACGATTTAAATTTGTAACTTTTCTTTTAAAAGTACTTGCAAATCCGAACCACTTGGAAGTAATGGTAATTACTCCTGGTGATTATGGAGAGAAGGCCATACCCGTTCCCATTCCGAACACGGAAGTCAAGCTTCTCATCGCCGATGGTACTATTGGGTTCGCTCAATGGGAGAGTAGGACATTGCCGGGTTAGCACTAATAACTCAATAAAAAAAGGCCAGCCGGAAGGTTGGCTTTTTTTTGTACCAATGAAAATCCATTGAGCGAACCCAATAGTATCCAGAACTAAATCGTTCGCGAAATGACAGACTTGCGACCCATAGGGAGCAAGGCTCGGACACTCGCCCGCGGAGCGGAAAAGCGAGTGGGGGAGGAAGTAGGACGTTGCCTGGTTAGTCATTATTGTTTATTAAGGCGTTCACGCAAGTGAGCGCCTTTGTTATTTGTGGGAGCTTTGTTTTTGCCGGCTGCTGTCCGCGACTCGCAGTAGCGGTCGCTGCCTCAAAATTAGAGCAAGGTGTCTTGCTCTAATTTTTCCGGCATGATTGCCGGGTGGATTTATCACAAAACCTACATGGCCTTCAACGATTAGCTGCTCGTTCCCTACGGGTCACTGCGCAGGATTGCGGGTTAATATCTTTTTCTATCTATAAATATAATTCTTTTTATCAATTTACAATCAGTTACCAATGGTTCGCGAAATGGGTGAGGCTTCGTTAGGAAGCCGAAGCCTGCTAGGATTTTTTCCTAAAGGTGATAGGGTTTTAAAAGGTAATTTAGAAATTAATGATATATTTATGTAATAAATTCTTAGATTATAATTAGAATTTTTTGTTTTTGCTATGAAAATATTTACAATGATGGATAGGAAAATTCAATTATAATTAGGTAGAATTACTAAATTCAGAAAGAAAAGAGTCAATTAGTAACCATTGATTTTTCTGAATCTTCCTTTTTGGTTTAGGTATTCGCTTGCACTTTTTTTAAATGCAATTTTAGTATTGGGAAGTGATGCAAAATTTGATTCCCAGTGAAGTATATTCTTCGCTGATTCTTCAATACTTATATGATGCCGTTATAGTTACGGATCTTGAATTTCGAATCACAAGTTGGAATTTAGCCGCGGAACGTATTTATGGATACAATGCCAAAGAAGTCATAGGCAAATCTGCAATGACTATTTTAAGAACAGTGCAGAATAATTCCACTAGAGAGAATCGTATAATAGAACTTCAGACAAACGGAATTTGGCAAGGAGAGGTATTCCAATACACTAAGCGTTCAGAAAGATTAACAATCCTTTCTGCCGTAAGTTTCTTGAAAGACAAATCTGGCCAAACTATTGGTATCATTGCGATCAATCGTGATATCACAGAAGAAAACAAAATCAAAGAAGAACTCGTCGATAGTGAAGAAAGATTTCGGATGAGTTTTGATAACGCAGGTGTGGGCGTTTGTATTTTGGACTTAAATGGAAAATTCCTCCGTGTTAATAAAAAACTAAGATCTATGTTAGGTTATGAGGAATTTGAACTTATTGGTAAAAGAACAAATGAGTTCGCTTATGAAGACGACAAAGTTTTATTTGATTCTTTTCGAGATTTGGCACTCAGCGGTTCCAAAGAAAATATGATCTATGAAAAGAGGTTTTTTTCAAAAGAGAAAAATATCCTTTGGTTTGAAATCTCAAATACATTAGTAAAAAATAGAGACGGCGAACCTTCGTATTTTGTTGTTCATATGAATGATATTTCTGGCCGTAAAAATGCAGAATTTCATTTGCGTAGCGCAATCAAAGAAGCGGAAAGAGCAAATCAGGCAAAATCAGAATTTGTCGCCAATATGAGTCATGAAATTAGAACTCCGTTGAATGGTGTGATTGGTTTTAATGAATTGTTATTAACTACCAACTTAGATTCGGACCAAAGAGAATATGTCCGTAATGCGATCAGTAGTGCGCATGGCCTACTTGGTATTATCAATGATGTTTTGGATATTTCTAAAATTGAAGCAGGAAAACTAGTTTTAAATGAAGTTACTTCCAACTTAAAACAAATTATTAATGATTCATTAGGTGTTTTGCGATGGAAAGCAAATGAAAAAGGAATCGAATTGAGGTTGGAAGAAGGTCCTGGAATTCCAGAAATTATTTTAATTGATGCCACTAGGTTACGGCAAATACTGATTAACCTTTTAGGAAACGCAGTAAAATTCACAGAAATAGGTGGCGTTGTACTAAAAGTCAATGCAACTGAAATCTCACCTCAAAAAATAAAATTGGAATTCGCCATCAAGGATACGGGGATAGGAATTTCAGAAGAACAGAAAACTCACCTGTTTCAATCCTTTTGGCAAGGTGAAACCAATTCTAAAAGAAGGTATGGAGGATCTGGACTTGGCCTTAAGATCACAAAATCTTTGTTAGATTTAATGAATGGGAAAATTGAGATTAAATCTGAGATAGGAGTTGGAACTGAGTTTCGTTTCTTTATCGAATGCAGTTTTGGAAAAGAGAATGTAGACCAAGATTCTGAAGGTAATAATGAAATCCATAAGGAAGAGTTGTCAAATTACCGAGAGTCAATTCTGTCTGATATCTCTCCCCGTATTTTAATCGTGGAAGATAATGAAATGAACCGTGAACTTCTGAAACGAATGATACAAAAATACATTCCCAATTCTAAAATCATCGAGGCTGTGGATGGACTGGAAGGAGTTCGCTTCTTTCGGGAATCCTTACCCGATTTAGTATTTATGGATGTACAAATGCCTAACATGGATGGTTTGGAGGCAGCAACGGAGATCCGTAAACAGCCTTCGGGTTCGAAAATTCCAATCGTTGCACTGACTGCCGGTGCTTTGTATGAGGAACGAAAAAAATGTTTTGAAGTTGGAATGGATCAATTTTTGACCAAACCGATTGATATCTTAGCACTCAATGAAATTCTATTCCATTATTTGAATCGATCCACACTCGAATAGAGTAGCAAAAACTTTCGAACCAAAACATTTTGTCCAAAATGAGACGATTTCCCTTTTTAGCTTATCTTGGTCCTGGACTATTGTATGCCGGTGCCGCCGTTGGTGTTTCTCATCTTGTGCAATCGACTCGGGCGGGAGCTGTCTACGGTTACGGACTCCTCTTTGTTGTGATTTTTGCCAATTTGATCAAGTATCCGTTTTTTGTTGTTGGAACCAGATATACGATTATTACAGGAAAATCGTTGTTAGATGGATACGAAGCATTGGGCCGATTGCCCGTTTGGATTTTTTTCTTCATATCGATCGGAACAATGTGTATCATTGTTGCTACAGTAACACTTGTTACTTCTGGTTTGTTTTCAAATTTACTGGGTATTTCTTTAGAACCTTGGTTACTTTGTGCCATCATATTGGTATTTTGTTCTTTATTACTTGCGATCGGTAAGTTTGCAGCCCTTGACGGACTCATGAAGTGGATAGTGGTTCTTTTAACCGTCTCTACCATTGTTGCGATGATTTTATCTTTTTATGCAGCCATTCCTAAACTGGAAACGGTAGGAAAAACATTTTCTATTTCTGATTTAGGTGACGTTGCTTTTTTAATTGCACTTATGGGTTGGATGCCAATCCCGATTGAAGCGGCCGTATGGCAATCCGACTGGACACTGGCGAAAAAAACTCCCGATGGAAAACTTCCACCAATGAAATATGCAATGATTGATTTTAACATTGGTTATATCGGCACAACATTACTTGCTGTTTGTTTTTTGGCTTTAGGTGCAAACATGATGTACAATACCGGTGCTGAGTTTTCTTCTCAAGCTGTGAGTTTTGCATCTGAGTTAGTTAAATTATATACTACCGCGATTGGATCTTGGTCTTATCCTATCATTCTTATCGCTGCCTTTTTCACTATGTTTTCCACTACGCTTACCTGTTTTGATGCATACCCGCGAGTGGTATCAAATGCAAGTCGTCGTTTATTCAAACCTTTAGAAAAAATTCCGACAGAAAAACTTTACTGGTATTGGATCGCCATCGTGGGTGTGGGTTCTATTTTAATTCTAATGTTTTTTAGAACAAATATGAAGAGTTTGGTGGATTTTGCCACGACAGTCTCTTTTCTAAATGCACCTGTTCTTGCCCTGATCCACCATTTGATTTTATTTGGAAAAGAAATTCCAAAAGAAGAAAGGCCAAAACCGTGGATGAACTTATTATCTTGGTTTGGAATTCTATTTCTCTTTGGTTTTTCCATCTATTATATCAATATCACTTTTCTTTAAAGTATGGAGAGAGAAAAAACACATTCCATTTTTTTCTCTCTTTCTCCACTTCTTTATTTAACTCTTTCGATTCTTTTTTTTCGATTTGTTTGGGTAATACCATACCCTCATCCAATGGCATTGTTAGTTGCGGGAGTTTTATCTTTTCTGCAAAGAAGAGATCGAAAACTCCTGTTTTTAAAATCCGCGTTTCGTAAAAATTTTCTCTCTGTACTACCGGCAATGGAGATTCTTTTTTTTGTAGGGATGCTCATTGCTTCTTGGGCGTATACAGGTGTATTACTTTTAATGATACAAACAGGAATTTTGTTTCTACAACCTGATTATTTTTTACCATCCTTAGCGATTGTTTCTGCCATAGCTGCTATGGTTTCTGGTTCTTCCTGGACAACGGCGGGTACTCTTGGTGTTGCTCTTATGGGTGTGGCAGAAGTCATTTCTTTTCCACAAGCAATGGCCGCTGGAGCTATTGTGAGCGGATGTTATTTTGGCGATAAACTTTCTCCTCTATCAGATACTACCAATTTGGCATCTAGTCTAACGCACGTTCCTATTTGGTCACACATAAAGCATATGCTTAAGACAACTTGTATCAGTTTTGGAGTGGCTATCTTTGGTTTTTATATTCTTAATCTTTTTGTATGGGATGCAAATCAAGTATATGATTCCACTTTGCAATCAAGTCGTATATTGCCTGATATAACAAACCAAATTTCTTGGTTCAAATTTATTCCTGTCATTTTGGTGTTTGGATCCGCATTATTTAAGTTACACATTAGAGTTTCGTTGGCACTGGGTATTGTGTCGGCCATTGCATTTAGTGTAATGGAATCCGGCTTCCATTTTGATATTGTTAGGACATTAGTGTTTGGATTTGAATCTCATTCAGAAAATGAAGTATTGGACCGGTTTTTAAGTGGAGGAGGGGTTGTTGCCATTTTGCCCACCGAAATTTTAATCCTCGCCGCTGTTTGGTTTGGTGCTGTCGTCGAAGGTTATGGATATTTAGCCGAAATTTTAATTCAAATTAAAAACTGGGCCAAAGATCGCTCGGATATTTTACTATCTACAATGGGGACAGCTTTTCTTTTAAATATGGTGACTGCGGACCAATATTTATCTTTAGTCATTCCTGCACGTGCCTTTCGTAGTCTTGCGGAAGAAAAAGGAATCCCAGAAAAGGATATCTCACGTTCTTTGGAAGATTCCGGAACCATAACTTCTCCACTCATTCCTTGGAATAGTTGCGGTGCATTTATGTCAACATCGCTTGGCGTTTCGGTGTTTTCATTTTTTCCGTTTGTTTTCTTTAACTTGTTTCATATCATTCTATCTGTAACACTCTTACTTGTTGTCAAAAAAAATCTAAAAGTTCATAGTTGAACTTACGAAGTTCACATAACAGATAATCTGTGCTTTAAATCAAGGGTAATGTAGTATCAATATTTTTCGGATGAATTATAAATTCCTCCCATGTTACCAAAAATATTAGATGAAAAAATTTTACCATTAATCGAAAAAGCTCGTGTTTCTAACGATCCCAATATTGTAAAAACGGATTTACCTATCTGGATGGTGGATCGTTTGGCCAAAAAGAGAAAAATTACGGAAGATGAAAGTTGTGAAATGGTCGTCACCATTTTAGAAGTATTTTCAAAAATGTGGGCTCTTAGTTTAAACTATCATCTAACAAATGTTCTTGGTTTTTTTGTGACTTATGCTTTTAACCAATATAGGAATCGATTTCGTAAAACAGAGATTTCTGAGACAGGAGAACTATATCTGCAATTGTGGAACTACGACCAACCTGCCAATGCGGAATTTCCCGCAGAAACTTGGGAAGACACAAATCCGGTAAAAGCTGAATTGGAAAAACTTCCAACGTTAACTGCGCTCGTACTTTCTTTACAATTTGATTTACCAATGAAACAGAACATAAACCAACTCCTTCTTTGGAAGTTAAGAGAAACTAATCATAATGTGGAAATTTTCTTTCGAGAGTTAGAAGAGAAACGTTTTCGACAACGCCAATTATTAGCCCGGCTTTCGGGAATGATCACTCGTTATACCAGAAAACTTTACGAAGTGACTGATTTAAATCGCAGAAATTGGTATCTAAAACAAAAGAAAGTCTGGATTTTGAGACGGGCAAGAGCCTATGATCGAAGTTTTTTATCCGAACGTGAGATCGCAAAGTTATTGGGAATCTCCAGAAAGGCAGTTCGCAATCATCTGTCACAGGGAAAACATGAACTTCGAAAAGCCGGTAAAGAATTATTACACTATGCGTAAAAATTTGCTTTACATTCGGTAAAATCGAAGGAATTTAATGGCAACACCACCTTCCGAAGGGTTATGAAAATCAAAGTTACTAGTAAAAACGACGTGCACATCATTAAAATTGAAGGTGCCATCAAAGCCGGAAATGAGTTCGAACTATCTGAAAAGATTGAACAGTACATCAAAAAAGGCCAAGTCCCTAAATTTATCATCGATTTGAAAAAGGTTCCTTTTATCAACTCAGCTGGATTAGGGACATTTCTCAATATTTACAAACATATTGATGGCCTGAATGGTAGACTTGTATTTGCGAACTTAAATTCCGATATCGAGAACCTTATGGAAATCACGAAACTTTCTAGTGTTTTCGAGATCTATAAAACTCTGGAAGAGGCCGAAGACTCCTTCGAATATTAATCGCTAGAGGCGATTCTACTAATGAATCCAATCCTGAAGGTAAGTTTAGGAGTCGCCAAAACAAAAACCTTTCGCTGGTTTCTCGTTCTATTCCTACTCTACAAATCTATATTCAATGTTTTTACCGCTGACCTGATGGTCCCTAGACTTTTTTCCCATTTTACTTTGGGAAAAATGGACGGAAATTTTCGTTGTTTCTCTCTTTTTTTTGGAATTGAGATCGAAGATTTCCGGCTGTATCCAGGGTTTCCTTTTGAAAGTAATCCATTGGCAGAAGCGGGACGGATCCGACTACGTTACAACCTTCCTCTTTTGTTTTTTGGAAAAATTAAAATCTCAGAAATTGGCCTCCAGAATGCCAAAATCAATCTAGAAGAACGATCGGGGAAATGGAACTTTGATTCCATAACAAAACCTACTGAGTCTCTCCTGCAGGAGCCGTCATTAGAATCCAAACCACCATTAACGGAAATCAATACCTATCTTCCGTTACAGGCAAGTGTTTCTATCAATTTAGATTCAATAGCATTCCAACTAAAACGTGATACAGGCAATTTACATTTTTTTTCAGTAGAGGATCTTTCCTTACAAACGGAATTGGAGACCAATCGATTTACGAAAATCCCCTTTGATCTTTCTGCACTCAACCAGTTGGATCATATTCTATTATCTCTCAATACATCTAAACCAATTCCATTGGATTTAGATTCAGAAGAACTTAGATGGAAACAAACCATTCCACTTTCTTTAAGATTTGAATGGGATCGAACTGTTTCACCTGAAATGTTTTTGTTTACAACTGATATAGGAAAAGATGATCTTTTGCTCGAAGTTCGTGGTAAACCTGTTCAATTAGGATTGCGCCTGTTATCCGACATTCATTATGATAATCAATTAGACCAATTAGGTATTAACCAATTTGATCTTAGAGTATTGGGACAATCTTGGGTAAGTTTATCCGGCTCTGTCAAAGATGTATCGAAAGATACTCCTAAAGTAGATATTGTAGTTGGAAAATCGATTGTGCAGTTGACTTCTCTCCAGAAATCCATAAACCAACTGAAAGGTATCGTTCCTGAAATGAAGTTGTCTGGAGAACTCTCTTTGGAAGGAACAGGGGTTAGTGGGGATTGGAAAAATGCAAATGCAAATTTAAAATTAAGGACATCCCAGTTAAATTTAAAAATTGGAAAAGCAAAAGCACACTCTCTGCCATCCGCTTTTTTAGATATTAGTTCCCAATTGAATTTTGCAGACCAAAGCCCTTTATCAGCAGCAAAACCTTTTCCTTACATAAAATCTTTGAGGATTTCTCCCTCACATATTGATTATAACGGTGCTTCATTATCTTTATCTGGTGAATATTTTGAATCGAAAGGTTTGGATTTTAAAATAAATGTAGATAAATTACAGTTAGGTGATTATGTATCGGGCCTTGGTGGAAAACTTCAGACGGATCTTGGATTGAGTGGTGAGTCGTTTGCTAATCTACTCGTTCATAATAAAGCAAAAATTGATGGTTTTCGATACCAATTGGATCGATCTAGGTCTCCTGCTTCTTATCTAGGTTTAGATTTAAGTGTTTCCTTATTATTCGATCGTCCTTTTGGACTTTCAGAAATCAATATATCCGATTTAAAATTAGAACAAAAAACAGTTACTGGAAATAAGGCATTAGAGTTAGATATAAAAGGAAATTTGCTGACGGGGCCAAATTTAGTCGCAAATATACAGCCGTTAGGTTTACATGTTTATACTCCAAATTTACTACTTGTACTACCATTAGTATTAAAGGAAAAAATTTCTCCTATCCAGAACCTCCTTGGTAATCATCCAATTTTAAAGCTGAATACCCGTTATTCTGCAACAGGTTCTACAAAGAAAATTTATGCGGATTTGCGTGCTGAATTACCAGGTTTGGAAATCAAGGATCTAAGATTAACTACAGACCTTTCTTTAGTTGGTGCAGATACAAACGAAATTAATATCAACACTTTTAAAATGAATGCCTTCGGAGGCATTTTGAACTTGGTAATCAATGGAAAGTTACATAAAACTTCGAAACCAAAACCACTGTTAGGTCCTTATTTTGGAAATTTGGATTTAAAGTTTGGTCTGGTATCCGCAAGCCAACAGTATTTAGCGAAAGGTCTTAGTTTTCATGGTGATTTAGGGTTAAATTTATCCATTCGTGATTATGACATTAATGGAGAATTCCATTCCAAGGTTCCTTTATTATCCTATACCAACCAAAAGTGTCCTGGCGAAAATTGTAAGGCCTATGTATTAGAGGAAGTCACTGCAAAAATTCCGATCCAACATAATTTGGCGAGAGATAATGAAGATAGTTTAATCGTTGGTGATAAATCCATTTTCATTAAAAATTATGGTCGCAACAATATACCCAACCTAACCATTCGGCAAGTTCTCGGGACCCATCCAAACATTCCTAATTTACCATTTGAATATGTTAAAAGACAAAAAGATGGACCGGGACTTTCAGCGTTTATTGAATATAAAGAAAATTATGCAAACATAGAATCTTTGCGGTCCTATTCACTGGATGGTTTGGTTTTAGGAAAAAACATAATTTTTAATTTAGGAAATTTGGATCCTAGATCTATGGAATTTCGGGGAAACTTCTTAATTAGAGATATTGATTTAAAACAATTGATGGCTCCCAAAGTTCGAGATAAAATCGACGATGGAAAATTAAAAGCTGATCTTAATATATCTTTACGAGATTTGAGTGAGCCAGTTGCTAATTTGGATTTATTCTTTTCGATCTTCCAAATTGGCCGTGATTTTGGTAAAAGTGCTTTAAATGTTATTTCTCCTCAAAATTTCCTTATAGATCGCATAACAGATAGTTATTCAATCAATAAGATTGATGTATCTCTTTCTAAGGGATTGGTATATGCTGATGTATACTTCAATCGATCTTTGTTGTCTTTATTAATTAATCTTGAAGATGGTAAAATTTCTCAACAACGAATGCCGCTTGCAAACTTTTTGAAACGCGCGCAAAGCGAAATCCAAACATACCAAGAGTGAGGTATTTATGAAACGTCTAGTTTTATTTTTTTTAATAGTGGGATGTAAATCCATCGTTGATTTAAAAGTTCCTCCCATCACCATTACCAATGCACAAACTGCGGCAGAAAAACAAATGGTAGGGGAAGATCGTGAGTTAGAGAAGGAAGGTTGGTTAATAGCTTCCATCCAATCATCATCGAACGGCAGATCCTATCGCGAAAAATCTGCAAGTGATGATACAGACCCAGAAATCAAAGCACATAGAATCCGTTTGAATTACTTGTTACCTGAAGTCAAACAATACAAACTGCACGGAATCGTTGGAGAAACTCCTTCCGGATTTATTAAATTAAATCCATTGGCATTGAGTTTACCCACTTATTCTCAATATGAAATTCCGGCAAAACGAAAACGTGTAGAAGATGTGATTGTTTATTTGAATGAATCAAGAAAGGCTATCTGGGAAAAAGAAGTTTTGAATCAAAAGAAAAAAGGTAAAAAAGAAGAAGAGTTACTCAAATACAAACAATCCTTAGTGGAAGAATATTATAAATCTGTATTGGCAGGTGAGTATTTTGAAACTGCTTCTGGCAGATGGGAGAAGTTACAATGAAACCTTTCAAATGGTTTCCTTTTTTCTTTTTTCTTTTTTCGCCAATCCTTTTCTTTCAATGTATTTTGTTTCAGAAAAGTGTTAAAATGACAAATGTCGATTTCGATTATTCGGCTATTTCGAAAAACTATTTTTCTCCTACTCAATCGAAACCTTTCCCTTTAACTGTCCAACGTGGAAATAACATTTATAATTCGACCACAGGAGATGGAAGGTATTTGTTTTATGCAACAGATCAAAAAGGAAATTTCGATATTTGGTTTCGAGATCTAAAGAGTTCTGTTGTTGTACCGGTAACAAACCACCCTTTCTCCGAAACGAAACCTTCAATTTCTCCCAATGGAAAATATCTGGTATTTGTTTCTGAAGAGTTCGATTCAGAAGGTGATTTAATTCTTTTGCCTATGGACATTGAAGAGTGGACTCGCGAATTACTCAAAGGAAACCGATTCATCGATGATAACTTTATAAACCTAACAAACCAACCAAATAAAAATGGTGAGTATACAAAAGGGGTTATTGATACTGATCCTGTTTGGTCTACTGATGGGGAAACTATCTATTTTGTTTCAGATAGATTTACTCCTGGTTTACCAAATCTTTGTGCATTAAAAGTAGGAAATCCTAATCAAATTTTGCAGATTACTTCTAAGGGAGCAAGTTCTCCCTATGTTTCTTCTGATGGAAAAATAATTTATTTTATTTCCTATTTTGAAGATTCCAAAGGAGAGATATATAGTTATAATTTAAGTAATTCTTTAATTCAAAGAATTACAAAAAATGCTTATCTTGATTTTTCTCCAACTGTCGATTCTAAATCTAAAAATTTATACTACGCTTCCATTAGAAAAGATACAAACCAAAATGGGAAACTAGATGAAAGAGACCATAGTGTTCTTGTTGTGATGAATTTAGAGACAGGCGAAGAGAGGATTTTATCTTCGGGTGAAACTTCTAATTTTGATATCCGTTATTCAAATTTCAATGGTGGTTCTATACTTTTTTCTGCTTCGTATTTTAACGCGATCAATATATATTTTATACCAGAAAATGG from Leptospira bandrabouensis harbors:
- a CDS encoding PAS domain-containing hybrid sensor histidine kinase/response regulator; its protein translation is MQNLIPSEVYSSLILQYLYDAVIVTDLEFRITSWNLAAERIYGYNAKEVIGKSAMTILRTVQNNSTRENRIIELQTNGIWQGEVFQYTKRSERLTILSAVSFLKDKSGQTIGIIAINRDITEENKIKEELVDSEERFRMSFDNAGVGVCILDLNGKFLRVNKKLRSMLGYEEFELIGKRTNEFAYEDDKVLFDSFRDLALSGSKENMIYEKRFFSKEKNILWFEISNTLVKNRDGEPSYFVVHMNDISGRKNAEFHLRSAIKEAERANQAKSEFVANMSHEIRTPLNGVIGFNELLLTTNLDSDQREYVRNAISSAHGLLGIINDVLDISKIEAGKLVLNEVTSNLKQIINDSLGVLRWKANEKGIELRLEEGPGIPEIILIDATRLRQILINLLGNAVKFTEIGGVVLKVNATEISPQKIKLEFAIKDTGIGISEEQKTHLFQSFWQGETNSKRRYGGSGLGLKITKSLLDLMNGKIEIKSEIGVGTEFRFFIECSFGKENVDQDSEGNNEIHKEELSNYRESILSDISPRILIVEDNEMNRELLKRMIQKYIPNSKIIEAVDGLEGVRFFRESLPDLVFMDVQMPNMDGLEAATEIRKQPSGSKIPIVALTAGALYEERKKCFEVGMDQFLTKPIDILALNEILFHYLNRSTLE
- a CDS encoding NRAMP family divalent metal transporter, with amino-acid sequence MRRFPFLAYLGPGLLYAGAAVGVSHLVQSTRAGAVYGYGLLFVVIFANLIKYPFFVVGTRYTIITGKSLLDGYEALGRLPVWIFFFISIGTMCIIVATVTLVTSGLFSNLLGISLEPWLLCAIILVFCSLLLAIGKFAALDGLMKWIVVLLTVSTIVAMILSFYAAIPKLETVGKTFSISDLGDVAFLIALMGWMPIPIEAAVWQSDWTLAKKTPDGKLPPMKYAMIDFNIGYIGTTLLAVCFLALGANMMYNTGAEFSSQAVSFASELVKLYTTAIGSWSYPIILIAAFFTMFSTTLTCFDAYPRVVSNASRRLFKPLEKIPTEKLYWYWIAIVGVGSILILMFFRTNMKSLVDFATTVSFLNAPVLALIHHLILFGKEIPKEERPKPWMNLLSWFGILFLFGFSIYYINITFL
- a CDS encoding Na+/H+ antiporter NhaC family protein; the protein is MEREKTHSIFFSLSPLLYLTLSILFFRFVWVIPYPHPMALLVAGVLSFLQRRDRKLLFLKSAFRKNFLSVLPAMEILFFVGMLIASWAYTGVLLLMIQTGILFLQPDYFLPSLAIVSAIAAMVSGSSWTTAGTLGVALMGVAEVISFPQAMAAGAIVSGCYFGDKLSPLSDTTNLASSLTHVPIWSHIKHMLKTTCISFGVAIFGFYILNLFVWDANQVYDSTLQSSRILPDITNQISWFKFIPVILVFGSALFKLHIRVSLALGIVSAIAFSVMESGFHFDIVRTLVFGFESHSENEVLDRFLSGGGVVAILPTEILILAAVWFGAVVEGYGYLAEILIQIKNWAKDRSDILLSTMGTAFLLNMVTADQYLSLVIPARAFRSLAEEKGIPEKDISRSLEDSGTITSPLIPWNSCGAFMSTSLGVSVFSFFPFVFFNLFHIILSVTLLLVVKKNLKVHS
- a CDS encoding RNA polymerase subunit sigma-70 encodes the protein MLPKILDEKILPLIEKARVSNDPNIVKTDLPIWMVDRLAKKRKITEDESCEMVVTILEVFSKMWALSLNYHLTNVLGFFVTYAFNQYRNRFRKTEISETGELYLQLWNYDQPANAEFPAETWEDTNPVKAELEKLPTLTALVLSLQFDLPMKQNINQLLLWKLRETNHNVEIFFRELEEKRFRQRQLLARLSGMITRYTRKLYEVTDLNRRNWYLKQKKVWILRRARAYDRSFLSEREIAKLLGISRKAVRNHLSQGKHELRKAGKELLHYA
- a CDS encoding STAS domain-containing protein — translated: MKIKVTSKNDVHIIKIEGAIKAGNEFELSEKIEQYIKKGQVPKFIIDLKKVPFINSAGLGTFLNIYKHIDGLNGRLVFANLNSDIENLMEITKLSSVFEIYKTLEEAEDSFEY
- a CDS encoding LIC_11026 family protein encodes the protein MNPILKVSLGVAKTKTFRWFLVLFLLYKSIFNVFTADLMVPRLFSHFTLGKMDGNFRCFSLFFGIEIEDFRLYPGFPFESNPLAEAGRIRLRYNLPLLFFGKIKISEIGLQNAKINLEERSGKWNFDSITKPTESLLQEPSLESKPPLTEINTYLPLQASVSINLDSIAFQLKRDTGNLHFFSVEDLSLQTELETNRFTKIPFDLSALNQLDHILLSLNTSKPIPLDLDSEELRWKQTIPLSLRFEWDRTVSPEMFLFTTDIGKDDLLLEVRGKPVQLGLRLLSDIHYDNQLDQLGINQFDLRVLGQSWVSLSGSVKDVSKDTPKVDIVVGKSIVQLTSLQKSINQLKGIVPEMKLSGELSLEGTGVSGDWKNANANLKLRTSQLNLKIGKAKAHSLPSAFLDISSQLNFADQSPLSAAKPFPYIKSLRISPSHIDYNGASLSLSGEYFESKGLDFKINVDKLQLGDYVSGLGGKLQTDLGLSGESFANLLVHNKAKIDGFRYQLDRSRSPASYLGLDLSVSLLFDRPFGLSEINISDLKLEQKTVTGNKALELDIKGNLLTGPNLVANIQPLGLHVYTPNLLLVLPLVLKEKISPIQNLLGNHPILKLNTRYSATGSTKKIYADLRAELPGLEIKDLRLTTDLSLVGADTNEININTFKMNAFGGILNLVINGKLHKTSKPKPLLGPYFGNLDLKFGLVSASQQYLAKGLSFHGDLGLNLSIRDYDINGEFHSKVPLLSYTNQKCPGENCKAYVLEEVTAKIPIQHNLARDNEDSLIVGDKSIFIKNYGRNNIPNLTIRQVLGTHPNIPNLPFEYVKRQKDGPGLSAFIEYKENYANIESLRSYSLDGLVLGKNIIFNLGNLDPRSMEFRGNFLIRDIDLKQLMAPKVRDKIDDGKLKADLNISLRDLSEPVANLDLFFSIFQIGRDFGKSALNVISPQNFLIDRITDSYSINKIDVSLSKGLVYADVYFNRSLLSLLINLEDGKISQQRMPLANFLKRAQSEIQTYQE